GGAGTATGTTGatactattttattttgtatttattcttgGAATGAAAAATACATTCCAAAAAAGCTTTCATTGTACACGTAAAGGGACTCATCATAGGACCGGTGAGTGGTGGCCATGCttccaaccaaccaaccaaaatCAGCCAATCATTACGGTTCGTTCTCCTTTGCCGTTTTAGATTTCCTGTTCCTTCTCCTTGGGATTGCCTACTCAAACTTAACCTCTCCCTTGTAACTCAAACACAACCTCCATCTTTGAAACAAGAGTATCACACAATATACAAAAGAATCCTCAAGTAAGTGTTTGTGCGTATACATGTTATGAATCTCATACTTTCTGTCTGTCTCTCAATATTCTTAAATGAATGTTCTTCCATAGTTTGAAGAAGGATGTTCTTAAATGAGTGTTCTTCCATAGTTTGGAGAAGGAAATGTTTCTCTTTCTCACATTCAGACTAGCTTTTGATTGGAACTAGAATTAAACCCACGTTTTGGTTTTTACAAATTTGGCTTCAATTTCCAACCTTGAACTAATTAAAGAATTCTAGACACAGCAAGTACATATAATTTTCACTATTTGTTTCTTTGTCTGGAACAGGCTAAAATGGATAGAGCAGAGTTTGGTAACAGAAGAAGAACAGTTGGGACAGTTAATTCAACCATTAATTTATATGGAGATAGGATTCTTCAAAGTAGTTCACTCAAGAAACCCCAGATGGATTTCGTAAAGGTATATTCTAAAGAACTGTCTAAATCCCATTTCActatttccttttgtttttatacaCTAGCAATTAGCAGCCATTTCTGTTCCTCTAATATAACTCTGTTTTGAATTCTTAAGAAGACCTCTTCAAGAGCAGGAGAGCTGCATACAGTACAAAGGGACATTGGTCGATACAAAGAGAGGAAAACGGCTGCGGAGTTGGTAAGAGCTCAAGCAGAATCTGAGCTCTCTAATGCAAAGAAGACAGTGAAAGATCTATCTTTATTAATTGAGAACCCGAACTCGAAGGCAAAGCCGCAGGTGCGAGACATTGAGATGCTAAAGAAATCGAGGAGGCGCGAAGAACGGGCATTGGCTGTTAGGAACATTGAGAGTTATCAGTATGCAGATGTGATGAGAGAGCTGGAATTTGTGAAACAGGAGTTGAGTAAGCTTAAGCTAGACATGGCTTATGTTTTGGAGGAGAAATTGCGGGCAGAAAGGGAAATTCATGACTCAAGTTCGAAAATGTTTTCTTATTTGAGCTGTGCTCAAGCCCTTAAGAAGGAGATTGAGAAAGCTAATGAAGAACAAGTGCTTGTTGAGTTGGCGAGGATTGAGGCCTTGAAAGAATTCAGAGAGACAGAAGCTCAGAGAGTAAAGGAAGCCAATGAATTCTCAGCTGCAATGGAGAAAACCAAACAGAAGATGAAGGGTAGGATTGAAGAGATTGACCAATCAAAAGAGCTTGAAACCAAATTGGCTGCAACACTGTCTGATGTTGATGTGTTGCAAAGTGAACTAAAGCTAGTGAAAGAAATGGACAAAAAGGTTCAGAGAAATGATAGCTTGAACCGAGGCAATTCTccggaaggagaagaattgggaGCTTCTCCTTTGGAGGCAGCAAAAAAGGAGTTGGCTTTGGTCAGAGAAGAAGGTTTTCAGTTCATGGTCTCAATGGATATTATAAGAAACGAGTTAAAGCATGTCACGGAAGAGGCTGTTCGATTGAAGAAAACAGAAGAGAAGGCAGATTTAACTCGTCAAAATCTCAATTCGAAGCTGCTCAGGGCCAATGCCAAGTTAGAAGCTGCATATGGAGCTGAGGAAAAAGCTAAATCAATTTCATCCAGTCTATCCCTCTCTCTTGAACAGCTTAAGAAGGAAGCAGAGACAGCAGAGATAGGAAAGGAGCTTATTAGAATGGAAACTGCAACCATTAAAGCAGAGATTCTAAAAACCGAGTCTGCGATAGACACAACGGAGGAAAGATTACAGGTTGCTGTGCAAGAGCTAGAGGTTGTCAAATCATCAGAAGCTTTAGCTCTTGAGAATCTAAGAAGTCTTGTTGAGAATTCTATGAGAGCTAGGGCTTCTGCATCTCAGCATAGTTCTAAGATTACCATTTCAAAGTTTGAATACGAGTATATAACTGGGCGTGCAGGTGGGGCAGTAGAAATTGCTGATAAAAAGGTTGCAGCAGCTCATGCATGGATTGAAGCTCTAAAGGCCAGTGAGAAGGAAATTTTGATAAAGACAGAATTAGCTCagagaaagatgagagagaTGAGGTTGGAGGAAGAAACAAACGCCTATCGAACGGACGAGTCACCTTCTGCAAAGCCAATCGTTGAGGGAGGATTACAGAAGTGGAGGAAGAAACGTGGGCAGAATGTAGAAATTATAGAAGCTGAAAACTTGCAACCAGCACTGCTACCAAAATCGATGAAAGGTAATGGCAATGTGACTCCATCCGGGGGAGCTAAGTTTCAAAAATCTGCCTCTCGAAAGGCTGCTTCACCAGCAGCTCGACATATTAATTCTTTCACtattaagaagaaaataaaggtAATGCCCAATCTGGCTAAGTGGTTTAGTGGCATGAGAATTGACAAGGACCTGTAAGTTGCCTGAAGTTTGGTACATCTATGTGCCCTTGTTTCTGAAAGCTCCTTAGGCTAGTGATTCCAATccatagaagaaaaaatgacTGGTGACATACTTTTAGTGTTCCAAATAAGCGCTCCTCTTCAATGTTTCATTGTGCTCAACTTCAAAGAAATGAAACTCCTTATATAGTCTTAATGTTTGCACATGTTTGGATATTGTCTCCTCAATATTATTCAACGTATGAAGTATTACACGACTAAGATTTATTACAAAAGGAAGGAAATTGAATTGCAGATAAGAATAACCACAGAGGAGATAGGATTTGCTTTCTCAAGATGAGTTTCCTTGTGCTGCAGATTCAATCTCCTTGTACAGCAAATTTTCCTTGTGCAGCAGATGATAAAatcaacactccccctcaagttggataGTGTATGGAAATAACGCTCCTCTTGCAAATCAAACCATGAAATGCATCTTTGCCTAATGGCAGCTTTGTGAATACATCCGCAAGTTGACTAGAAGCATGAATGTATTTAGGAATAATGAGTTTGGACTGTAGTTTTTCCCAAGTGGCAATCAGTTTCAATATGCTTAATGCGTTAGTGAAAAACGGAATTGTTGGGGACTTGTAAAGCAACTTAATTGTCAAAAAATATTGTGATATGACAAGAATGAGAAGTACCAAGATAggacaagaaatattttaaccATTGAAGCTCACATGCTAAAGTAACCATGGCCCGGTATTCGGCTTCAGCGAAAGATAAAGAAACCGTAGCTTTTTTTCTAAAGAGATTGGAACCAAGAAAAGTGCAATAGCCGGTAGTCAATTGTCGAGTGGCAGAACACCTTGCCAAATCTGAATCATAATAACCTTGCAAATAAAGATTGCTCgataatgattaaaaaaaatttcccttaCTGATAGAACCCTATCGAACCATGCATCGCCACGCCATGTAAAAATGCATTATTAATGTGAAGTTGATGGATATACCATTTCTTGATGGAGGCAATAGAAAGCAAGGTTCATATTGTTACCAATTTTTCAACAGGTGCGAAAGTCTCACGGTAATCCAATCCTTTAATCTGAATAAAACAGTTTGCTACGAATTAAGCTTTATAACGCTCGATTGCTCCACTAGATCAGTACTTAATCTTGTACACCCATTTACATCCTATAAGTTTCTTTGTTGAGTGGAAAAGAAATGAGGCTCCAAGTATAGTCTTTCTAATAGATTCAATTTCTTTTCCCGTAGCTTCCCGCCATAGTGGTGACTTCACTGCTTGGGAGGAGGTTCTAGGCTCATCTGTTGAACAAATAGTAGAAAGGAACCTTCTGCCAGCTCCTAGTTTCAGGAACCTTCTGCCACCAAATAGCAGTATGGTTGAATTTGTTTACTGCCAGCTCCTAATggttattttcatttgttttggaTTACAAGGAAAAACTCCAGCTCCCAATGGTTGCTGAAAAATATATGCCAATCCCCCTCATCACTCAAGGCATGCTTCCCTGTTTTGTATTCTTTCCTTTGTTCTTGTAACAGTCATTTAAATTCCTTATTACATATATTTCTTGTTATATTCTTAGtcattttttcttaataagaGTAACTTTTATAAGGAGTTAACAAAAGCCGAGGCAGGCCATATAATAGCAATTAACATCATTTCTGCAAGGAAAAGACGCTTTGTGACGAGACTTCTAAAACTTTAGAAACAGACCTATTCATCAATGGTCATTATGGTGCCACCTCTCATGGGGACGAAAAGGTCATCACAATATCAAAGTCCTGCTTGAGAAAGTCCATCGTACGCTCGTTAtcatagaaagaaagaaggtaGAAAGAGGAGGCAGATCGAAGCAATAGTCAAAGCAATCATACCAAACTGTTTATGCCGCATTCAGCTGCATTTGTACGCACCAAACATCGCCTCCAATCACGCTAATACAGCAAAAAGAAGGACCCTCAACTCAAGCCACCGCACGACAACTATGTTTGTATGAAAAAGCAGAAGGGGACACTCTTCATGACTCGCCAGCTTGGTCCTTCAGCTTGATCAAATAACGAACCCACACTTGAGTTTGCTTctgctaaaaccctaaactatcCAAGAAAATTTATAACTAAaggaaatcaaaatataattgcgTAAGTACTGGGTCTCAGAAAAGTCATTTTCCCATCACCATCACAAGTAAGCAAACAGCTACTTGTTTATATTAGGCAGCGTGTGGAATGCTTTGCATAACCTGTTTGAGTTCTTGCATTCAAATCCTAGCCTCTTAAGGCTCCTGCTAGCACATAAAGGTGATTCCCAGGAACcccatttctcttttgtattccCTTCAAGGTTTGCTTTTTCGAAAGATGAATTTACAAATAGTTTGCCTGTCTTTTCTCATCTGCAACTATTTTGCCATTGTGGGTTCACTAAATGATGAAGGTTTTGCTCTTTTGTCATTTAAACAATCCTTACAAAACTACACAAATGGCTGTCTGAATAACTGGAACTCTTCAGACATAAGCCCATGTTCATGGAAAGGGGTTACATGCAGGGGAGGCAGAGTTGTCTCTCTCAGCATTCCAAACAGGAAACTCGTGGGGTTTCTTCCCACTGCCCTTGGAAAGCTCTCTGCACTTCGCCATGTTAATCTCCGGGACAACAACTTCTCCGGAATTTTGCCAGCCGAGTTCTTTGATGCAAGAGAGCTACAAAGCTTGGTCCTTGCAGGAAATTCATTATCTGGGCCTATTCCTCCTGATATAGGTAACCTCAAGAAACTGCAAATCTTAGATCTTTCGCACAACTCATTTAACAGTTCCATACCTTCTCTTTTTCAATGCAAGAGATTAATCATCCT
This window of the Corylus avellana chromosome ca5, CavTom2PMs-1.0 genome carries:
- the LOC132182453 gene encoding protein PLASTID MOVEMENT IMPAIRED 2-like isoform X1, with the protein product MDRAEFGNRRRTVGTVNSTINLYGDRILQSSSLKKPQMDFVKKTSSRAGELHTVQRDIGRYKERKTAAELVRAQAESELSNAKKTVKDLSLLIENPNSKAKPQVRDIEMLKKSRRREERALAVRNIESYQYADVMRELEFVKQELSKLKLDMAYVLEEKLRAEREIHDSSSKMFSYLSCAQALKKEIEKANEEQVLVELARIEALKEFRETEAQRVKEANEFSAAMEKTKQKMKGRIEEIDQSKELETKLAATLSDVDVLQSELKLVKEMDKKVQRNDSLNRGNSPEGEELGASPLEAAKKELALVREEGFQFMVSMDIIRNELKHVTEEAVRLKKTEEKADLTRQNLNSKLLRANAKLEAAYGAEEKAKSISSSLSLSLEQLKKEAETAEIGKELIRMETATIKAEILKTESAIDTTEERLQVAVQELEVVKSSEALALENLRSLVENSMRARASASQHSSKITISKFEYEYITGRAGGAVEIADKKVAAAHAWIEALKASEKEILIKTELAQRKMREMRLEEETNAYRTDESPSAKPIVEGGLQKWRKKRGQNVEIIEAENLQPALLPKSMKGNGNVTPSGGAKFQKSASRKAASPAARHINSFTIKKKIKVMPNLAKWFSGMRIDKDL
- the LOC132182453 gene encoding protein PLASTID MOVEMENT IMPAIRED 2-like isoform X2, whose amino-acid sequence is MDRAEFGNRRRTVGTVNSTINLYGDRILQSSSLKKPQMDFVKTSSRAGELHTVQRDIGRYKERKTAAELVRAQAESELSNAKKTVKDLSLLIENPNSKAKPQVRDIEMLKKSRRREERALAVRNIESYQYADVMRELEFVKQELSKLKLDMAYVLEEKLRAEREIHDSSSKMFSYLSCAQALKKEIEKANEEQVLVELARIEALKEFRETEAQRVKEANEFSAAMEKTKQKMKGRIEEIDQSKELETKLAATLSDVDVLQSELKLVKEMDKKVQRNDSLNRGNSPEGEELGASPLEAAKKELALVREEGFQFMVSMDIIRNELKHVTEEAVRLKKTEEKADLTRQNLNSKLLRANAKLEAAYGAEEKAKSISSSLSLSLEQLKKEAETAEIGKELIRMETATIKAEILKTESAIDTTEERLQVAVQELEVVKSSEALALENLRSLVENSMRARASASQHSSKITISKFEYEYITGRAGGAVEIADKKVAAAHAWIEALKASEKEILIKTELAQRKMREMRLEEETNAYRTDESPSAKPIVEGGLQKWRKKRGQNVEIIEAENLQPALLPKSMKGNGNVTPSGGAKFQKSASRKAASPAARHINSFTIKKKIKVMPNLAKWFSGMRIDKDL